Part of the Rhizobium sp. WYJ-E13 genome is shown below.
GCGCGGCACCCGCACGGAAGGTAATGTACCTGAACAGATTCAGAAATTTGAAATATTCCGACAGTTCAACCAGCCAAATCAGCATTCAAAGCCCCTTTTCCCCGATCATAGATCGCGTTGCGTGTCTGAAACTGGCGGGTACTTGTCAAGGAGCGCGGCAACAATCTTGCCGAAACCGATCCCCAAAGACGACTTCACCATCAACACGTCGCCAGGTGCGACCGAGTTCAAAACGAATTCCAACAATTCTTCCGTCTTCTCGCGATGCTCGACCGCGACGCTCTCCGGAAGCGAGCCCTTCAGCGCCACCATCTCGGGCCCCGCGAGCCAGACATGTTCCAGACCGGCAGCGAGCAGCGGACCTGCGAGATCCGTATGGACCTGCTCGGCAAACTCGCCCATCTCCAGCATGTCGCCGAGAACGGCGATGCGGCGGCCCCGGCCGGTCGGCTCGGCCGATGCCAGCAGCGCGATCGCCGCGCGCATGGAGGCCGGATTGGCGTTATAGCTTTCATCGATCAGCGTGAAGCTGCCATTGCCGATCGGCAGCCTGTAGCGCTTGCCCCTGCCCTTCTCCGGCTTCAGCGTCGCGAGCGCGTCGATTGCCTTGTCGAGGCTGGCGCCGACGATCGTTACAACGCCCAACGCTGCCAGCGCATTTTCAGCAATGTGGCGGCCCGGTGCGCCGATGCGCACTTCCTTGGTCTCGCCACCGACAGTCATCCAGAGCGTCGAGCTTTCGTCCGAGCCGTTGAACTCGGCAAGGCGGAATTCCGCCTTGGCATGCTGGCCAAAGGAATGGATCTTCTGGATGCCGAGCGCCTGGGCGGTCTGCTCCAGGAAACTGAACTGCTCATTGTCACGGTTGAGAACGACGTCACCGCCCGGCTCCAGGCCTTCGAAGATCTCTGCCTTGGCGGCAGCGATTTCCTGGACGTTCTGGAAATTGCCGAGATGGGCCGGCGCGATCGTCGTGATGACGGCGACATGCGGGCGGATCATCTTCACCAGCGGCCGGATCTCGTCCGGATGGTTCATGCCGACTTCGAAGACACCGAAATAGGTGTCGATCGGCATGCGCGCCAAGGTCAGCGGCACACCCCAGTGATTGTTGAAGGAGGCGACCGACGCATGCACCTTCCCCGAGGGAGACAGCACATGGCGCAGCATCTCCTTGGTCGTCGTCTTGCCGACCGAACCGGTAACGGCAATAATCTTTGCCCGCGAGCGCTCGCGCGACGCCTGCCCCAGCTTGCCGAGGGCAGCAAGCACGTCCTCGACCACGATCATCGGCACAGTCAGGCGCCCCATGGCCGGCAGACGGCCTTCGCTGACGACGAGCAGAGCCGCACCATTGGCAACGGCCATCGAGGCAAAGTCATGCCCGTCGACACGGTCGCCCTTGATCGCGAAGAAAGCCTCACCCGGCGCGATCGAGCGGCTGTCGATGGAAATGCCGGTAATGCCCTGCGGCAGCGAACCGAAGGGACGGCCCGCCATCGCGGCGATCATGTCTTCGGTGGTCCAGAGCCAGTTCATGGTACCCGCTCCTCCAAAGCCTTGCGCACTTCGGCATGATCGGAAAACGGCAGCGTGACGCTGCCGACCGTCTGCCCCTCTTCATGTCCCTTGCCGGCAACGATCAGCGTATCGCCGGATTTCAGCTGCAGGACCGCCTCGCGGATCGCCTTTGCACGGTCGCCGATCTCGGAAGCGCATTTCGCCGCCGCCATGATCTCGGCACGGATCGCCGCCGGCTCTTCCGAGCGCGGATTGTCATCGGTGACGATCACGACATCGGCAAGCCGGCAGGCGATCTCGCCCATGATCGGTCGTTTGCCGCGGTCACGGTCGCCGCCGCAGCCGAACACGACGATGACGCGGCCCGTCGTGAACGGACGCACCGAGTTTAACACATTTTCCAGCGCGTCCGGCTTGTGGGCGTAATCGACATAGGCAAGCGCGCCATCCTTGGTATGGCCGACCAGCTGCAGGCGGCCGGACGCGCCCTGCAGCTTTTCGAGCGCGGCC
Proteins encoded:
- a CDS encoding UDP-N-acetylmuramoylalanyl-D-glutamyl-2,6-diaminopimelate--D-alanyl-D-alanine ligase; translation: MNWLWTTEDMIAAMAGRPFGSLPQGITGISIDSRSIAPGEAFFAIKGDRVDGHDFASMAVANGAALLVVSEGRLPAMGRLTVPMIVVEDVLAALGKLGQASRERSRAKIIAVTGSVGKTTTKEMLRHVLSPSGKVHASVASFNNHWGVPLTLARMPIDTYFGVFEVGMNHPDEIRPLVKMIRPHVAVITTIAPAHLGNFQNVQEIAAAKAEIFEGLEPGGDVVLNRDNEQFSFLEQTAQALGIQKIHSFGQHAKAEFRLAEFNGSDESSTLWMTVGGETKEVRIGAPGRHIAENALAALGVVTIVGASLDKAIDALATLKPEKGRGKRYRLPIGNGSFTLIDESYNANPASMRAAIALLASAEPTGRGRRIAVLGDMLEMGEFAEQVHTDLAGPLLAAGLEHVWLAGPEMVALKGSLPESVAVEHREKTEELLEFVLNSVAPGDVLMVKSSLGIGFGKIVAALLDKYPPVSDTQRDL